Proteins from a genomic interval of Euwallacea fornicatus isolate EFF26 chromosome 37, ASM4011564v1, whole genome shotgun sequence:
- the LOC136349377 gene encoding xanthine dehydrogenase-like yields MKELSRLNLTISGKEYQVNTEDVSPETSLNSYLRDKLHLTGTKRMCLEGGCGTCIVAVEEIKPNGQKHVFAVNSCLVSILSCHGWKIHTVEGIGNPLVGLHEVQKVLAEYNGTQCGFCSPGMVMNMYALQESGPKTKLQIENSFGGNICRCTGYRSIMEAFYTLASDPVDIEDIHSIVKTCPKTCLNKSTPLRLKLGKGEWMKVYYLRDLMGLLRTSGDVSYMLVAGNTAKGVFWLTSYPKLYICITDIDELNEVKMSEDSLTLGACISLTRTMEVFRQASKDHPKLKYLNQAADHIDLIANVPVRNIGSLGGNLMIKHQHPRFQSDIFLILETLGASLIIIDIDGNEIIKSPKEFLDVNMNKKVIKQIIVPGLDPKKYYFGSYKIMNRAQNTHAVVNAGFLFALSSTGVVDSAKIVYGAINSTFVHASNTEALLKGLTLFDNKTLQKAFSSLNQELVPDIEPSDPSPECRKLLAINLFYKYVLSIAPKSKVSPRNRSGGSLLSRGLSSGTQQFTTDKTEYPVTEPVVKIEALAQTSGQAQYVMDKPDLPNQLHGSLVLVEAPAGSMITSINPSKALQEEGVIAFYSAKDIPGVNSIVAFGFGVQELFCNGKVEFYSQPIGVVIANSHEIADYASKLVEIEVEKAKEKPLLKAKEVVEARREDKIKHKTGMVPKRTGKETSKIKGEFYLGLQYHYFMETHSSYVVPHESGLEVWATTQFMAGTQFVVAQVVNMDAQNIDVTVKRVGGGYGGKVFNINYSVAAAALAAVKLQKPVRVWMPFHTTMSSTGKRCPFYVKYEVGVDSKGVIQNMTSDLYSDYGMLNGDLGLDVFVRDCFENCYKIDTWTYDTYICKTDTHPNTFTRAPGTLEGLACIESIMEEIAYNLNLDPLEVKLANLDGDKHPKLKEYVEELRVKDKLKERAAAVRNYNEANRWKKKGLSVVLMKWTLSVMGSYSVLVSIFTHNGGVAICHGGTEVGQGINTKVTQVCAQKLGIPMSLVSIKPSVTFVSPNNFPTAGSWTSEVVCHSVILACDELLQRIEPIRKKHPDAPWAELVKLCYFNNINLSCYGYAYNDNKSIKDYLIYGICASEVEVDILTGQKVISRVDIIEDLGQSMNPLIDIGQVEGAFIMGLGYHLLEDIIFDPEGRVLNNRTWNYTPPGVKDIPVDFRVRFPANNPNPIGILKSKACSEPPVCLAVAVPLAIRNALASARSDADNHKNKWVPFNGPTTVEYTLLNSLSDYSQYTL; encoded by the exons ATGAAAGA ATTATCTCGTTTAAACCTCACGATAAGCGGTAAAGAGTATCAAG tGAATACTGAAGATGTGAGCCCAGAAACCAGTCTCAATTCCTATTTAAGGGACAAGCTTCATTTAACGGGCACTAAACGTATGTGTCTGGAAGGTGGCTGTGGCACCTGCATCGTTGCCGTAGAAGAGATCAAGCCAAATGGGCAAAAACATGTATTTGCAGTTAATTCC TGTCTCGTTTCGATTCTGTCCTGTCACGGCTGGAAAATACACACCGTGGAGGGTATTGGGAACCCTCTGGTGGGGCTTCATGAGGTTCAAAAAGTGCTGGCTGAATATAACGGCACCCAGTGCGG ATTCTGCTCCCCCGGCATGGTAATGAACATGTACGCCCTCCAAGAATCGGGGCCCAAAACTAAACTCCAAATCGAAAATTCCTTTGGAGGCAACATTTGCCGCTGCACGGGCTACCGCTCGATCATGGAAGCTTTCTACACCCTAGCTTCAGATCCTG TGGACATTGAAGACATTCATTCAATCGTTAAAACTTGCCCCAAAACATGTCTCAACAAATCAACCCCTTTGAGATTAAAACTAGGTAAAGGGGAGTGGATGAAAGTGTACTACTTGAGAGATTTAATGGGGCTTTTACGAACGTCTGGGGACGTCTCCTATATGTTAGTAGCAGGGAACACTGCCAAAG GGGTGTTTTGGCTCACTTCCTACCCTAAATTGTACATCTGCATAACTGATATAGATGAACTAAACGAGGTGAAAATGTCTGAGGATTCCCTTACTCTTGGGGCGTGTATTTCCCTCACAAGAACCATGGAGGTCTTTCGGCAGGCTTCGAAGGACCATCCCAAGCTTAAATATTTGAACCAGGCGGCAGATCACATTGATTTAATCGCCAATGTGCCTGTCCGAAAT ATCGGAAGTCTTGGCGGCAATCTAATGATTAAGCACCAACACCCTCGTTTCCAAtccgatatttttttaattttagagacCCTGGGAGCTTCACTGATCATCA TTGATATTGATGGAAATGAAATCATAAAGAGCCCCAAAGAATTCTTGGAtgtaaatatgaataaaaaggtGATTAAGCAGATTATAGTGCCCGGCTTGGATCCTAAAAAGTACTACTTTGGCAGCTATAAG ATAATGAACCGGGCTCAAAACACTCATGCAGTTGTCAATGCAGGGTTCCTCTTCGCTCTGTCTTCAACAGGTGTAGTCGATTCTGCGAAGATAGTTTATGGGGCCATTAACAGTACTTTTGTACACGCATCTAATACTGAAGCCCTCCTTAAAGGTTTAACATTATTTGATAACAAGACTTTACAGAAAGCCTTTAGCTCGCTGAATCAGGAGTTGGTTCCGGATATAGAACCATCTGACCCCAGTCCTGAGTGCAGGAAGCTATTGgctattaatttgttttataaa TACGTGCTCAGTATTGCCCCAAAATCCAAAGTATCTCCAAGGAACCGGAGTGGGGGTTCATTATTGAGTAGAGGGTTATCATCGGGAACTCAACAATTTACCACTGACAAGACGGAGTATCCGGTCACAGAGCCAGTAGTGAAGATCGAAGCTCTAGCTCAAACTTCTG GGCAAGCCCAATACGTCATGGACAAACCAGACTTGCCCAATCAGCTGCATGGCAGTTTGGTCCTAGTAGAAGCCCCCGCAGGGTCTATGATAACCTCCATCAATCCCTCCAAAGCTCTGCAGGAGGAGGGGGTTATAGCCTTCTACTCAGCTAAAGACATCCCTGGTGTTAATTCGATTGTAGCCTTCGGCTTTGGCGTACAAGAGCTGTTTTGCAACGGCAAA GTCGAATTCTACTCTCAACCCATAGGAGTGGTCATAGCAAACAGTCATGAAATCGCAGACTACGCCTCCAAACTGGTCgaaattgaagttgaaaaggCCAAGGAAAAGCCCCTTTTGAAGGCCAAGGAGGTGGTGGAGGCTCGTAGAGAGGACAAGATTAAGCATAAGACCGGGATGGTGCCTAAGAGGACAGGAAAAGAGACCTCAAAAATTAAGGGAGAGTTTTATTTGGGGCTTCAGTACCACTATTTCATGGAAACGCACAGTTCTTACGTGGTGCCTCACGAGAGTGGATTGGAAGTGTGGGCCACCACTCAGTTTATGGCTGGCACGCAGTTTGTTGTGGCGCAGGTGGTCAATATGGATGCGCAGAA CATTGACGTTACGGTGAAGCGAGTAGGGGGAGGTTACGGGGGCAAAGTCTTTAATATCAACTACTCCGTTGCAGCTGCAGCCCTTGCGGCTGTAAAACTGCAGAAACCCGTGCGTGTATGGATGCCGTTTCACACAACTATGAGTTCCACAG GTAAAAGATGCCCCTTCTATGTAAAGTACGAAGTGGGGGTAGACAGCAAAGGtgttattcaaaatatgactTCCGATTTGTACTCGGATTACGGCATGCTTAACGGAGATTTGGGGCTCGATGTCTTCGTCAGAGATTGCTTCGAAAACTGCTATAAAATAGATACATGGACCTACGATACTTATATATGCAAAACCGACACTCACCCTAATACCTTCACTCGCGCCCCTGGCACTTTGGAAGGGCTGGCTTGTATTGAGTCCATAATGGAAGAAATTGCCTATAATCTAAATCTAGATCCTCTCGAagtaaaattggcaaatttagATGGAGATAAACACCCCAAGCTGAAGGAGTATGTGGAGGAATTGAGGGTAAAGGATAAGCTGAAGGAACGTGCAGCTGCTGTGCGAAACTACAATGAGGCCAACAGATGGAAGAAAAAGGGACTGTCAGTGGTGCTGATGAAATGGACTTTGAGTGTCATGGGGAGTTATTCCGTTTTGGTGTCCATTTTTACTCATAATGGGGGAGTCGCCATTTGTCATGGGGGCACTGAAGTGGGGCAGGGAATAAACACTAAAGTAACCCAAGTGTGCGCCCAGAAATTGGGTATTCCCATGAGTTTAGTATCCATCAAACCTAGCGTCACCTTTGTGAGCCCCAACAATTTCCCCACTGCGGGAAGTTGGACTTCGGAGGTGGTTTGTCat TCAGTTATTTTAGCCTGTGATGAGCTGCTGCAAAGAATTGAGCCGATACGCAAGAAACACCCTGATGCTCCTTGGGCAGAGTTGGTAAAACTATGCTATTTCAATAACATAAACTTGAGCTGCTACGGATA tgcCTACAACGACAATAAGTCGATAAAAGACTATCTAATTTACGGAATATGCGCCTCCGAGGTGGAGGTAGATATCCTCACAGGACAGAAAGTCATCTCCAGAGTGGACATCATAGAAGATTTAGGTCAAAGCATGAATCCTCTGATAGATATAGGGCAAGTGGAAGGTGCTTTTATCATGG GACTGGGCTACCATCTTCTAGAAGACATTATTTTCGACCCTGAAGGTAGGGTATTAAACAACCGCACTTGGAATTACACCCCACCGGGCGTCAAAGATATCCCTGTAGACTTCAGAGTGCGTTTCCCCGCCAATAATCCCAACCCCATCGGAATCTTAAAGTCCAAGG CCTGTTCGGAACCACCAGTTTGCTTGGCAGTGGCTGTGCCCCTTGCTATAAGGAACGCTCTAGCTTCTGCCAGGAGCGATGCTGATAACCACAAGAACAAGTGGGTGCCCTTTA ATGGGCCTACCACAGTGGAATATACTCTTCTCAATTCTTTAAGTGACTATTCACAATATACCTTATAA
- the P5cr-2 gene encoding uncharacterized protein P5cr-2 produces the protein MSSKLLRIGFIGGGKMAQAMAKGFISAGLTKPESIVSSCHPSDTVSLKAFKDLGAEALTENIPVVQKSQVVIVSVKPHIVPIALGDLKAVKFDNDKLFLSVAMGVTIKQLEQILPKDSRVIRVMPNTPALVQSGASVFVKGNLATEGDTTVAKKLLQSIGTCEEVSESMMDAITALSGSGPAYVYLFIEALADGGVKMGLPRDLAYRLAAQTVLGSGRMVRETKEHPGVLKDDVTSPGGSTATGIHFLEERAFRGTVIGAIEAATKRCKEVAQSGH, from the exons ATGTCCAGCAAACTGCTGAGGATCGGCTTTATTGGCGGAGGCAAAATGGCCCAGGCCATGGCCAAGGGATTCATATCAGCTG GTCTAACGAAACCCGAAAGTATTGTGTCGAGCTGCCACCCTTCCGACACAGTAAGTCTCAAGGCATTTAAG GACTTAGGGGCTGAAGCCCTCACGGAAAATATCCCAGTGGTACAGAAGTCTCAAGTCGTAATCGTGTCAGTTAAACCTCACATCGTGCCCATTGCCCTTGGGGACCTTAAGGCAGTCAAATTTGACAATGATAAGCTCTTTTTATCGGTGGCAATGGGGGTAACCATTAAGCAACTGGAGCAAATTTTACCCAAAGACTCCAGGGTCATTCGGGTAATGCCCAACACTCCTGCGTTAGTGCAAAGCGGGGCCTCAGTCTTCGTAAAGGGGAACTTAGCCACCGAGGGGGACACCACCGTCGCCAAAAAGCTCCTGCAAAGTATTGGCACCTGCGAGGAGGTCAGTGAAAGCATGATGGATGCTATAACAGCTCTAAGTGGCTCTGGGCCTGCCTAT GTTTACTTATTTATCGAAGCCCTAGCAGATGGAGGGGTTAAAATGGGCCTACCTCGAGATTTGGCATATCGACTAGCCGCGCAAACAGTTTTAGGAAGTGGCAGAATGGTTAGGGAAACAAAGGAACATCCAGGGGTGCTTAAGGATGATGTGACATCGCCTGGAGGGTCTACTGCGACAGGCATTCATTTTTTGGAGGAAAGGG CCTTCAGGGGAACAGTTATAGGAGCTATTGAGGCGGCTACTAAAAGGTGCAAGGAAGTGGCGCAATCGGGGCATTAA
- the LOC136349380 gene encoding transmembrane protein 135-like isoform X2, whose amino-acid sequence MSVQSKLYIKCSDIHTWTTCQGYLVELFLNVMRHSFQMYFVLQMCTLLMKGRIPNRSDLQKTLYGILQSTAFLSFTGFGYSFFLCTLRSILGHFNLLTVSFFPAFLASVFAILIERPSRRTLLCLYVSNVATETVWNMALSQGLVKNIPYGDVAIFGGSMAVLLAYYKGGQHKEVPDAMFKILRFVVGPHEEKDSGIRSECEPNIIYRQQVAAAGTSGSHYSGAHKNFIWNLLTQMLRMYKKIIHQVKCLGRHSSCPHPFSCIYYVLGGAGKMFSVGLGIQVILKLVLNIRKLLASPAAGKQIFVRKDILNLGLFLGLYSGVFRGSLCILRRIFGKDNASFAFPASFLAGLAFKKYPDTTVALYVMWKAAQITYNIGIVKGYLPKVPGFTEFLYCLSTGILFHAAILEPTNLRPSYWKFLHSISGGRIACMARGPLDVWGLNTSESLTKVLKATKTIPVVYF is encoded by the exons atgtcaGTTCAAAGCAAACTCTACATTAAGTGTAGTGATATCCACACGTGGACCACCTGTCAGGGGTATCTTGTGGAGCTATTTCTGAACGTCATGCGCCACTCTTTTCAAATGTATTTTGTACTTCAAATG TGCACACTCTTAATGAAAGGCCGCATCCCCAATCGTAGCGACCTCCAAAAGACTCTTTATGGCATCCTCCAATCAACAGCCTTCCTTAGTTTTACTGGTTTTGGCTACAGCTTCTTCTTATGCACTTTAAG GAGCATTTTGGGGCACTTTAACCTCCTCACAGTTTCGTTCTTCCCTGCCTTTCTGGCTAGCGTTTTTGCAATCTTGATCGAGCGCCCGTCCAGACGTACCTTGCTCTGCTTGTATGTCAGCAATGTCGCCACTGAAACAGTCTGGAACATGGCCTTGTCTCAAGGTCTGGTGAAAAATATTCCCTATGGGGATGTGGCCATTTTTGGAGGTAGCATGGCAGTGCTTTTGGCTTACTATAAAGGGGGACAGCATAAAGAAGTTCCTGATgctatgttcaaaattttgag ATTTGTTGTAGGACCTCATGAAGAAAAGGATTCTGGGATTCGAAGTGAGTGTGAACcgaatataatatacaggcaACAAGTGGCTGCAGCTGGTACTTCAG GATCTCACTACAGCGGCGCGCATAAGAATTTTATATGGAACTTACTAACACAAATGTTAAGGATGTACAAGAAGATTATTCATCAAGTCAAGTGCCTGGGTAGGCACAGTTCCTGCCCTCATCCTTTCAGCTGCATTTATTACGTTCTAGGA GGTGCAGGGAAGATGTTTAGCGTGGGATTAGGCATACAAGTAATCCTTAAACTGGTGCTGAATATTAGGAAATTATTGGCGTCCCCCGCTGCTGGAAAGCAGATTTTCGTCAGAAAAGATATATTGAATTTGGGCTTGTTTTTGGGGCTCTATTCTGGGGTTTTTAGA GGATCCCTTTGTATTCTACGCCGTATATTCGGCAAGGACAACGCTTCCTTCGCCTTTCCGGCCAGTTTTCTAGCAGGTCTCGCCTTCAAAAAGTATCCAGACACCACCGTGGCCCTCTATGTTATGTGGAAAGCGGCCCAGATCACGTACAACATCGGTATCGTCAAGGGCTACTTGCCTAAAGTGCCCGGATTTACCGAGTTTCTCTATTGCCTGAGCACCGGCATTCTGTTTCACGCAGCAATTTTGGAGCCTACCAATCTGAGGCCTAGTTACTGGAAGTTCCTGCATTCTATTTCAGGGGGAAG GATTGCATGTATGGCGCGGGGGCCTTTGGACGTTTGGGGCCTTAACACTTCAGAATCTTTGACCAAAGTTCTCAAAGCTACAAAGACCATTCCAGTAGTGTACTTTTGA
- the LOC136349380 gene encoding transmembrane protein 135-like isoform X1 codes for MPQVLSKLPLSAPLATTCFEYVHPWKQSCSTAIAGCFLYCVFDSLRIYGTVYLCTLLMKGRIPNRSDLQKTLYGILQSTAFLSFTGFGYSFFLCTLRSILGHFNLLTVSFFPAFLASVFAILIERPSRRTLLCLYVSNVATETVWNMALSQGLVKNIPYGDVAIFGGSMAVLLAYYKGGQHKEVPDAMFKILRFVVGPHEEKDSGIRSECEPNIIYRQQVAAAGTSGSHYSGAHKNFIWNLLTQMLRMYKKIIHQVKCLGRHSSCPHPFSCIYYVLGGAGKMFSVGLGIQVILKLVLNIRKLLASPAAGKQIFVRKDILNLGLFLGLYSGVFRGSLCILRRIFGKDNASFAFPASFLAGLAFKKYPDTTVALYVMWKAAQITYNIGIVKGYLPKVPGFTEFLYCLSTGILFHAAILEPTNLRPSYWKFLHSISGGRIACMARGPLDVWGLNTSESLTKVLKATKTIPVVYF; via the exons ATGCCCCAAGTTTTAAGCAAACTACCCTTAAGCGCCCCTTTAGCAACCACttgttttgaatatgttcACCCCTGGAAACAGTCATGCAGCACTGCTATTGCAGGATGCTTTTTATACTGCGTCTTTGACTCTCTCAGGATTTATGGCACTGTTTACCTG TGCACACTCTTAATGAAAGGCCGCATCCCCAATCGTAGCGACCTCCAAAAGACTCTTTATGGCATCCTCCAATCAACAGCCTTCCTTAGTTTTACTGGTTTTGGCTACAGCTTCTTCTTATGCACTTTAAG GAGCATTTTGGGGCACTTTAACCTCCTCACAGTTTCGTTCTTCCCTGCCTTTCTGGCTAGCGTTTTTGCAATCTTGATCGAGCGCCCGTCCAGACGTACCTTGCTCTGCTTGTATGTCAGCAATGTCGCCACTGAAACAGTCTGGAACATGGCCTTGTCTCAAGGTCTGGTGAAAAATATTCCCTATGGGGATGTGGCCATTTTTGGAGGTAGCATGGCAGTGCTTTTGGCTTACTATAAAGGGGGACAGCATAAAGAAGTTCCTGATgctatgttcaaaattttgag ATTTGTTGTAGGACCTCATGAAGAAAAGGATTCTGGGATTCGAAGTGAGTGTGAACcgaatataatatacaggcaACAAGTGGCTGCAGCTGGTACTTCAG GATCTCACTACAGCGGCGCGCATAAGAATTTTATATGGAACTTACTAACACAAATGTTAAGGATGTACAAGAAGATTATTCATCAAGTCAAGTGCCTGGGTAGGCACAGTTCCTGCCCTCATCCTTTCAGCTGCATTTATTACGTTCTAGGA GGTGCAGGGAAGATGTTTAGCGTGGGATTAGGCATACAAGTAATCCTTAAACTGGTGCTGAATATTAGGAAATTATTGGCGTCCCCCGCTGCTGGAAAGCAGATTTTCGTCAGAAAAGATATATTGAATTTGGGCTTGTTTTTGGGGCTCTATTCTGGGGTTTTTAGA GGATCCCTTTGTATTCTACGCCGTATATTCGGCAAGGACAACGCTTCCTTCGCCTTTCCGGCCAGTTTTCTAGCAGGTCTCGCCTTCAAAAAGTATCCAGACACCACCGTGGCCCTCTATGTTATGTGGAAAGCGGCCCAGATCACGTACAACATCGGTATCGTCAAGGGCTACTTGCCTAAAGTGCCCGGATTTACCGAGTTTCTCTATTGCCTGAGCACCGGCATTCTGTTTCACGCAGCAATTTTGGAGCCTACCAATCTGAGGCCTAGTTACTGGAAGTTCCTGCATTCTATTTCAGGGGGAAG GATTGCATGTATGGCGCGGGGGCCTTTGGACGTTTGGGGCCTTAACACTTCAGAATCTTTGACCAAAGTTCTCAAAGCTACAAAGACCATTCCAGTAGTGTACTTTTGA
- the LOC136349378 gene encoding pentatricopeptide repeat-containing protein 1, mitochondrial, which translates to MFKLKLCQELARSCINSPTIFLRIRSVRNISRTLKVNSSSSLPNSTLSSQTAWGASDYPNTKSEQEFLVRMRQDPDSFGESRLYDQELTDEGDILEEKYFTEKPTQSQRLSTKKYADLIKGFIRDRKIKEAIDVLEVRMLQEDKVKPENYIYNLLLGACGRVGYTKKAFMLYNDMKKRGLTVHISTYTSLFNACANSPWAEDGLTRAKHLYNIIIEKGIEPNDTNYNAMIKAFGRCGDLPMAFSLVDEMQSKGFKIKDDTFNFLIQSCISDKEAGFRHCLLVWKKLLDKHISPSLYTFNLMLRCIRDCNMGDLENTKDVINRLTGEPCFLNEASKNLNLIEESQKEDYSSHIVTPAIIEKLKPNLLARKPHFGTIISFEEIKNPEDRLILVGGFRGFLQTMMEYKCTPDIKTLTLLMESAPNTLMAEKEVLGAMRKLNIKPDIDFYNILIKKRILRSDYDEAKQVLTSIKQAKMRPNLITYGVLSMGCTTKEEALNLIDEMQGFSYTVNAAILGAMLRQACFHKQFDYILEIMDVAQKEHILVNKKFLSHLDQFKKKFKYLRDQKKLSKKEVKMFEVFKSRYKTWLTEVQMDELEDVHPWQQYRQTTPGDVKYKPKDGARFKTRHQSAFKVKTSTKHRY; encoded by the exons ATGTTTAAGCTAAAATTATGCCAAGAATTGGCTCGCAGCTGTATAAACTCTCCCACTATATTCCTTCGCATACGCTCAGTAAGAAATATTAGCCGCACTCTTAAAGTTAATAGCAGTTCTTCACTTCCAAACTCAACCTTATCGAGCCAGACTGCATGGGGTGCCTCAGATTACCCCAATACAAAGTCGGAACAGGAGTTTCTAGTCAGAATGCGACAAGACCCAGACTCCTTCGGAGAGTCCCGTTTGTATGATCAGGAACTAACAGATGAAGGTGATATTTtggaggaaaaatattttactgaaaAGCCTACACAATCTCAAAGACTTTCCACTAAAAAGTATGCAGACTTAATCAAAGGTTTTATTCGAGACCGCAAAATCAAGGAAGCCATAGATGTGCTTGAAGTGCGGATGTTGCAAGAAGACAAGGTAAAACCTGAGAATTATATCTATAACTTGCTCCTAGGTGCGTGTGGTCGTGTGGGGTACACAAAGAAGGCTTTTATGCTTTATAATGACATGAAGAAGAGAGGGTTGACAGTACACATCAGCACATATACTTCTCTTTTCAATGCCTGTGCAAACAGCCCCTGGGCAGAAGATGGCCTTACTCGTGCCAAACATTTGTACaatataattattgaaaaaggtATAGAACCTAATGACACAAATTACAATGCCATGATTAAGGCTTTTGGGAGATGTGGAGACTTGCCTATGGCCTTTTCCCTTGTGGATGAAATGCAGAGCAAGGGTTTTAAGATAAAAGATGacacattcaattttttaatacaaagcTGTATTAGTGACAAAGAAGCTGGGTTTAGACATTGCCTGCTTGTGTGGAAAAAGCTGCTTGATAAACACATCAGTCCGAGTCTGTACACCTTTAACTTGATGTTGCGGTGCATTAGAGATTGCAATATGGGTGACTTAGAGAACACTAAAGATGTAATTAACAGACTTACTGGTGAGCCTTGTTTTCTTAATGAGgcatcaaaaaatttaaatttaatagaagAATCCCAAAAAGAGGATTATAGTAGCCACATTGTAACTCCTGCTataattgagaaattaaagcCCAATTTACTTGCCCGTAAACCACACTTTGGGACAATAATATCATTTGAAGAGATCAAAAATCCAGAGGATAGACTTATTCTGGTGGGAGGTTTTAGAGGGTTTTTGCAAACTATGATGGAGTATAAATGTACCCCAGATATAAAGACACTAACTCTGCTTATGGAAAGTGCTCCCAATACTTTAATGGCTGAAAAAGAAGTGCTTGGTGCCATGAGGAAACTGAATATTAAGCCTGATATAgacttttataatattttaatcaagAAAAGG ATTTTGAGATCGGATTATGATGAAGCTAAACAAGTCCTGACATCAATAAAACAAGCAAAAATGCGTCCAAACTTAATCACTTATGGAGTCCTTTCTATGGGCTGCACAACTAAGGAAGAGGCCTTAAATTTAATAGATGAAATGCAGGGATTCAGCTATAC TGTTAACGCTGCTATCCTGGGAGCTATGCTTAGACAGGCCTGTTTCCATAAACAGTTTGATTATATCTTGGAAATAATGGATGTGGCCCAAAAGGAACACATTCTGGTGAACAAGAAATTCCTGAGCCATTTGGACCAGTTCaagaagaaattcaaatacttGAGGGATCAAAAG aaattgtcaaaaaagGAAGTAAAGATGTTTGAGGTGTTCAAATCGCGTTACAAGACGTGGCTAACGGAGGTCCAAATGGATGAATTAGAAGACGTACACCCCTGGCAGCAGTACCGGCAAACCACCCCAGGAGATGTAAAGTATAAACCCAAAGATGGGGCGAGGTTTAAGACGAGACACCAATCTGCTTTTAAAGTGAAAACGTCTACAAAACATCGATATTGA
- the Tom20 gene encoding mitochondrial import receptor subunit TOM20 homolog encodes MVSPKAVLGLCAGVSATLFLGYCIYFDKKRHEDPDFKKKLRERRKAKKAASSSGKRCKTIFPDMKDHEAVQRFFLQEIQLGEELLAAGDLENGVDHLGNAVAVCGQPNDLLQVLQQTLQPEVFHLLVKRLPAVAPRLMKSHSNNATLQEDDVE; translated from the exons ATGGTCTCCCCTAAAGCAGTATTAGGGCTGTGCGCGGGCGTCTCCGCTACCCTCTTTCTGGGCTATTGCATctattttgacaaaaagcGACACGAAGACCCTGATTTTAAGAAGAAACTGCGAGAAC GTCGTAAGGCAAAAAAAGCAGCTTCCTCTTCAGGGAAACGATGCAAAACTATCTTCCCTGATATGAAGGATCATGAGGCAGTCCAGCGGTTCTTCTTGCAAGAGATTCAGCTTGGAGAGGAACTCTTAGCTGCTGGGGACCTTGAAAATGGAGTTGACCACTTGGGCAATGCTGTAGCTGTATGCGGTCAACCAAATGATCTTTTACAA GTCCTGCAACAAACCCTGCAGCCTGAAGTGTTCCATTTGTTGGTCAAGAGGCTTCCAGCTGTGGCCCCTCGATTAATGAAATCGCATAGCAACAATGCCACTCTGCAGGAAGATGATGTGGAGTAA
- the LOC136349333 gene encoding cytochrome c oxidase assembly protein COX18, mitochondrial, producing MLKIIRFIRHGNIGKCQNLVACAGSPWPQTHRNLSDNNSFLMHYRDFSVKSSVESMVGTQSGIFETLSKSTPVTYCQEFLVQVHNYTGLPWWASILVSTVLLRSVITLPVAVYQQVIIARLENIKLELPAIAEELKHETNTAVKIYKWDEKTAKIIFRKSMKKQWNKLIERDNCHPLKTTVLLWFQIPLWVSLSVSIRNLVYMLPEVDVKAQLTFTELMVGGFGFIPNLTIPDSSWIFPVALGILNLAIIELQVLSKAPDLQTKKVQKIFTNIFRGLSVLMVPIAASVPSCLVLYWTTSSAFGLMQNLLLMAPKVKRILKIPKSAAEVDKPYNMVISNFKSKFKLM from the exons ATGCTTAAAATAATCCGCTTTATCAGGCATGGCAACAttggaaaatgccaaaatCTCGTGGCTTGTGCGGGGTCCCCATGGCCCCAAACACACAGAAACCTATCCGATAATAACTCctttttaatgcattatagAGACTTTTCCGTAAAATCTTCCGTAGAATCGATGGTGGGTACACAAAGTGGCATATTTGAAACCCTCTCAAAGAGCACTCCAGTAACATATTGCCAAGAATTTTTGGTGCAAGTGCATAATTATACAGGGCTACCTTGGTGGGCCAGTATATTAGTTTCCACAGTCCTTTTGAG ATCAGTAATTACTCTGCCTGTAGCAGTGTATCAACAAGTCATAATTGCTCGTCTTGAGAATATTAAACTGGAACTACCTGCTATAGCTGAAGAGCTGAAGCATGAAACTAACACAGCTGTTAAGATCTATAAATGGGATGAAAAGACtgcaaaaattatctttagaAAATCT ATGAAAAAGCAGTGGAATAAACTCATAGAAAGAGATAACTGCCACCCCCTGAAAACCACAGTTTTACTATGGTTCCAAATCCCCTTGTGGGTATCCCTTTCAGTTAGTATCCGCAATCTAGTTTATATGTTACCAGAGGTAGATGTAAAGGCTCAATTAACTTTCACAGAGCTTATGGTAGGGGGTTTTGGGTTcattccaaatttgacaatCCCAGACTCATCCTGGATTTTCCCAGTGGCACtgggaattttgaatttagccATAATAGAG CTGCAAGTCTTGTCCAAGGCCCCAGACCTTCAAACTAAAAAGGTTCAGaagatttttacaaatatctTTAGAGGTTTAAGTGTTTTGATGGTGCCAATAGCTGCCTCAGTTCCTTCA TGTTTAGTTCTGTATTGGACAACTTCAAGTGCTTTTGGCTTAATGCAGAACTTGCTCTTAATGGCTCCAAAGGTAAAgaggatattaaaaataccaaaaagtGCAGCAGAGGTGGATAAACCCTATAATatggttatttcaaattttaagtctAAGTTTAAATTGatgtaa